A window of Streptomyces sp. SAI-127 contains these coding sequences:
- a CDS encoding polysaccharide lyase family 7 protein gives MNRRSVLRTAAGLLVGGPALALPRPAGATVAADPTDGWRQTSFSYSWQKPWNLDLSERHSYSGGVHRMWVYATDEPFEEGSSTDPRTEMRWKADYKTGDHMWDADVYLPSGSDGASFVQILRSVHPSGTPATDIMLNVYDTGGGTVRRYDGTVLKTGAYNTWFNVKIAHQASTGTGTIKVWFDDALVLTVADRGPATRYFKNGVYNHGSGRVEARFRNIQYWTR, from the coding sequence ATGAACAGGAGATCCGTCTTACGGACAGCGGCCGGACTGCTGGTCGGCGGCCCCGCACTCGCCCTCCCCCGGCCCGCCGGCGCGACGGTGGCCGCCGACCCGACCGACGGCTGGAGGCAGACGTCGTTCAGCTACAGCTGGCAGAAGCCCTGGAACCTCGATCTGAGCGAGCGTCACAGCTACAGCGGCGGAGTCCACCGGATGTGGGTGTACGCCACCGACGAGCCCTTCGAGGAGGGCAGTTCCACCGACCCGCGCACCGAGATGCGCTGGAAGGCCGACTACAAGACGGGCGATCACATGTGGGACGCCGACGTCTATCTCCCCTCCGGCTCGGACGGCGCCTCCTTCGTGCAGATCCTGCGGAGCGTCCACCCCTCCGGGACTCCGGCCACCGACATCATGCTCAACGTCTACGACACGGGCGGGGGCACCGTGCGCCGCTACGACGGCACGGTCCTCAAGACTGGGGCCTACAACACCTGGTTCAACGTGAAGATCGCCCACCAGGCGAGCACAGGAACGGGCACGATCAAGGTCTGGTTCGACGACGCCCTGGTCCTGACGGTCGCCGACCGGGGCCCGGCCACCCGCTACTTCAAGAACGGCGTCTACAACCACGGCTCGGGGCGCGTGGAGGCCCGTTTCCGCAACATCCAGTACTGGACGCGGTGA
- a CDS encoding MarR family transcriptional regulator, whose product MNTSDSDSLLAEQLLRLTRRVHRIQKRQLHERGLGVTPAQSRLLRTLAHWETPPRMADLAERLEVVPRAVTTLVDGLEASGKVRRVPDPANRRVIRIELTEDGLKTLQGLRDVRRAAAEEILAPLTDEQRDVLGGLLDTLMDGQH is encoded by the coding sequence ATGAACACGTCCGATTCCGACAGCCTGCTCGCCGAGCAGTTGCTCAGGCTCACGCGCCGGGTGCACCGCATCCAGAAGCGCCAGCTTCATGAGCGCGGTCTCGGCGTGACTCCGGCCCAGTCCCGGTTGCTGCGCACCCTCGCGCACTGGGAGACGCCACCCCGCATGGCCGATCTCGCGGAGCGGCTGGAGGTGGTTCCGCGTGCGGTGACCACGCTCGTCGACGGGCTGGAAGCGAGCGGCAAGGTGCGCCGGGTGCCCGATCCGGCCAATCGCCGGGTGATCCGCATAGAACTGACCGAGGACGGTCTCAAAACCCTTCAGGGCTTGAGGGATGTGCGCCGGGCCGCCGCGGAGGAGATCCTCGCACCGCTGACGGATGAGCAGCGGGACGTACTCGGCGGATTGCTGGACACGCTGATGGACGGGCAGCACTGA
- a CDS encoding ABC transporter ATP-binding protein, with protein MPRDHIDWTPTPGTSTDQPRQVRRILRLFKPYRAKLAVVGLLVGASSLVTVATPFLLKETLDVAIPEGRTGLLSLLALGMILSAVLTGIFGVLQTLISTTVGQRVMHDLRTAVYGRLQRMSLAFFTRTRTGEVQSRIANDIGGMQATVTSTATSLVSNLTSVIATIVAMIALDWRLTVVSLLLLPVFVWISRRVGKERKKIVTQRQKQMAAMAATVTESLSVSGILLGRTMGRSDSLTRSFADESEGLVDLEVRSNMAGRWRMAVIGIVMSAMPAIIYWTAGFALQTGGPDISIGTIVAFVSLQQGLFRPAVSLLSTGVQIQTSLALFQRIFEYLDLPIDITEREDPVHLDRVKGEVRLEDVEFRYDDDDKRGPILGGIDIDVPAGSSLAVVGPTGAGKSTLGYLVPRLYDVTGGRVTLDGVDVRDLDFDTLARAIGVVSQETYLFHATVADNLRFAKPDATDEEIEQAARAAQIHEHIASLPDGYDTVVGERGHRFSGGEKQRLAIARTILRDPPVLILDEATSALDTRTEHAVQEAIDALSANRTTLTIAHRLSTIRDADQIVVLDSGRVAERGTHEELLEQDGRYAELVRRDARLDPAHGDAQLEPTS; from the coding sequence ATGCCCCGCGATCACATCGACTGGACCCCCACCCCGGGCACCTCGACCGACCAACCCCGTCAGGTGCGCCGCATCCTCCGGCTCTTCAAGCCCTACCGCGCCAAGCTCGCCGTGGTCGGCCTGCTGGTCGGCGCCTCCTCCCTCGTCACCGTGGCCACCCCGTTCCTGCTGAAGGAAACGCTGGACGTGGCCATCCCCGAGGGCCGCACCGGACTGCTCAGCCTGCTCGCGCTGGGCATGATCCTCAGTGCCGTCCTCACCGGCATCTTCGGCGTCCTGCAGACCCTGATCTCCACGACGGTCGGCCAGCGCGTCATGCACGACCTGCGCACCGCGGTCTACGGCCGCCTGCAGCGCATGTCGCTCGCGTTCTTCACCCGCACCCGCACCGGCGAGGTGCAGTCGCGCATCGCCAACGACATCGGCGGCATGCAGGCCACGGTCACCTCGACCGCCACGTCCCTGGTCTCCAACCTGACCAGCGTCATCGCCACGATCGTCGCGATGATCGCCCTCGACTGGCGCCTGACCGTCGTCTCGCTGCTGCTGCTCCCGGTGTTCGTGTGGATCAGCCGCCGGGTCGGCAAGGAACGCAAGAAGATCGTCACTCAGCGCCAGAAGCAGATGGCCGCGATGGCCGCGACCGTCACCGAGTCGCTCTCCGTCAGCGGCATCCTGCTCGGCCGCACCATGGGCCGCTCCGACTCGCTCACCCGGTCCTTCGCCGACGAGTCCGAGGGGCTGGTCGACCTCGAAGTGCGGTCGAACATGGCCGGCCGCTGGCGCATGGCCGTCATCGGGATCGTCATGTCCGCGATGCCCGCCATCATCTACTGGACCGCGGGCTTCGCCCTCCAGACCGGCGGCCCGGACATCTCCATCGGCACCATCGTCGCCTTCGTCTCGCTCCAGCAGGGCCTGTTCCGTCCGGCCGTGAGCCTCCTGTCGACCGGCGTCCAGATCCAGACCTCGCTCGCGCTCTTCCAGCGCATCTTCGAGTACCTCGACCTGCCGATCGACATCACCGAGCGGGAGGACCCGGTCCACCTCGACCGCGTCAAGGGCGAGGTCCGCCTGGAGGACGTGGAGTTCCGATACGACGACGATGACAAGCGCGGTCCCATACTCGGCGGCATCGACATCGACGTCCCCGCGGGCAGCAGTCTCGCGGTCGTCGGCCCGACCGGCGCCGGCAAGTCCACGCTCGGCTATCTCGTCCCGCGGCTCTACGACGTGACGGGCGGCCGGGTCACCCTCGACGGGGTCGACGTCCGCGACCTCGACTTCGACACCCTGGCGCGCGCCATCGGGGTCGTCTCCCAGGAGACGTACCTCTTCCACGCCACGGTCGCCGACAACCTCCGGTTCGCCAAACCGGACGCGACCGACGAGGAGATCGAGCAGGCGGCGCGGGCGGCCCAGATCCACGAGCACATCGCCTCGCTGCCGGACGGGTACGACACGGTGGTCGGCGAGCGCGGCCACCGGTTCTCCGGTGGTGAGAAGCAGCGCCTGGCGATCGCCCGGACCATTCTGCGAGACCCGCCCGTGCTCATCCTGGACGAGGCGACCAGCGCGCTGGACACCCGGACCGAGCATGCCGTGCAGGAGGCCATCGACGCGCTCTCGGCCAACCGCACCACCCTCACCATCGCGCACCGCCTGTCCACCATCCGCGACGCCGACCAGATCGTGGTCCTCGACTCCGGCCGGGTGGCCGAACGCGGTACGCACGAGGAACTGCTGGAACAGGACGGACGGTACGCGGAGCTCGTACGCCGGGACGCCCGACTGGACCCTGCACACGGGGACGCACAGCTGGAACCGACCAGCTGA
- a CDS encoding secondary thiamine-phosphate synthase enzyme YjbQ: MADAFTTRVLNVASGSSERIVDLTGDCEAFLREVAAGRDGLLNVFIPHATAGVALIETGAGSDDDLLAALHTLLPADDRWQHRHGSPGHGRDHVLPAIVPPHATLPVVNGQLELGTWQSVCLVDTNRDNPQRKVRVTFLAGS, encoded by the coding sequence ATGGCAGACGCTTTCACCACCCGAGTCCTGAACGTCGCCTCCGGTTCGTCGGAGCGGATCGTCGACCTCACCGGCGACTGTGAGGCCTTCCTGAGGGAGGTCGCCGCAGGCCGCGACGGCCTCCTCAACGTCTTCATCCCGCACGCGACAGCCGGCGTCGCGCTCATCGAGACCGGTGCCGGCAGCGACGACGACCTCCTCGCCGCCCTGCATACCCTCCTCCCCGCCGACGACCGCTGGCAGCACCGCCACGGCAGCCCCGGCCACGGCCGCGACCACGTCCTCCCGGCGATCGTCCCGCCCCACGCGACGCTGCCGGTGGTGAACGGGCAGCTGGAGCTGGGGACTTGGCAGTCGGTGTGCCTGGTGGACACCAACAGGGACAATCCTCAACGGAAGGTGCGTGTCACCTTCCTTGCCGGTTCCTGA
- a CDS encoding ABC transporter permease yields MSISHAPPGSPETDIPETSHPDAAEPTAPGPVPDLDLDLDLDLEPIVPSSSRRTRVPRWLRRTTGPVLLLALWQLLSSTGVLTADVLASPGRIAQVAGDLISDGSLTSAMTTSLQRVAGGLLLGALIGTGLALVSGLFRIGEDIVDAPVQMLRTVPFVGLIPLFIIWFGIGEAPKIAIITLGVTFPLYLNVYAGIRGVDAQLIEAGESLGLSRWGLVRHVILPGALPGAMTGLRYSLGISWLALVFAEQVNADSGIGFLMVQARDFLRTDVIVVCLIVYAFLGLLADFVVRSLERLLLQWRPTFTGR; encoded by the coding sequence ATGAGCATCAGCCACGCCCCGCCAGGTTCCCCTGAAACCGACATTCCGGAAACCTCCCACCCGGACGCCGCCGAGCCCACTGCCCCCGGCCCCGTTCCCGACCTCGACCTCGACCTCGACCTCGACCTCGAACCGATCGTCCCCAGCTCCTCCCGCCGCACCCGCGTCCCCCGCTGGCTGCGCCGCACCACCGGTCCGGTCCTGCTGCTGGCGCTGTGGCAACTCCTCAGCAGCACCGGCGTGTTGACCGCCGACGTCCTCGCCTCCCCCGGCCGTATCGCCCAGGTCGCGGGTGATCTGATCTCGGACGGTTCGCTGACCTCGGCGATGACGACCTCGTTGCAGCGGGTCGCGGGAGGACTGCTCCTCGGCGCCCTCATCGGCACCGGACTCGCCCTCGTCTCAGGTCTGTTCCGGATCGGCGAGGACATCGTGGACGCCCCGGTGCAGATGCTGCGGACCGTGCCGTTCGTCGGTCTGATCCCGCTGTTCATCATCTGGTTCGGCATCGGCGAGGCCCCGAAGATCGCCATCATCACCCTCGGCGTGACCTTTCCGCTCTACCTCAACGTCTACGCGGGCATCCGTGGCGTGGACGCCCAGCTGATCGAGGCCGGGGAGTCCCTCGGGCTCTCGCGGTGGGGGCTCGTACGGCATGTCATCCTGCCCGGCGCACTGCCCGGCGCCATGACCGGTCTGCGCTACTCGCTCGGCATTTCCTGGCTCGCGCTCGTCTTCGCCGAGCAGGTCAACGCGGACTCCGGCATCGGCTTCCTGATGGTGCAGGCGCGGGACTTCCTGCGCACCGACGTCATCGTGGTCTGCCTGATCGTCTACGCCTTCCTCGGCCTGCTGGCCGACTTCGTCGTCCGCTCCCTCGAAAGGCTGCTGCTGCAATGGCGACCGACGTTCACCGGCCGGTGA
- a CDS encoding ABC transporter substrate-binding protein: MRRRLAPAALLLPFALLLTACGGNATAGTGSDTDGKGSLTLNVGDQKGGSEAILRAAGELDNLDYKIKWSTFTSGPPLLEAVNAKAVDIGGVGNTPPVFAAGADSKITVVAAWHGTSKGDAILVPNDSKLTGPAQLKGKSVAVAQGSSANYQLVASLRKAGLGLGDVKVKYLQPADALAAFTSGKVDAWAVWDPYTSQILQAKQGRVLTTGDGVTNGLTFQVAAPSALKDKKKVAAINDYLERLRRAYKWVYSHEPEWAKVWAKETGLPEDVALAAVKRTYTTRVAVAVDQRLIASEQEIADTFTGLKLIPRKVDFGDFTDARFNGDLPPSTATPRPSETD, translated from the coding sequence ATGCGACGTCGCCTCGCCCCCGCCGCACTGCTCCTCCCCTTCGCCCTTCTGCTCACCGCCTGCGGCGGAAACGCCACCGCCGGCACGGGCTCCGACACCGACGGCAAGGGCTCGCTCACGCTTAACGTCGGTGACCAGAAGGGCGGTTCGGAGGCGATCCTGCGGGCCGCCGGGGAGCTCGACAACCTCGACTACAAGATCAAGTGGTCGACCTTCACCTCCGGCCCGCCGCTTCTGGAGGCCGTCAACGCCAAGGCCGTCGACATCGGCGGCGTCGGCAACACCCCGCCGGTGTTCGCGGCCGGCGCCGACTCGAAGATCACGGTGGTGGCGGCCTGGCACGGTACGTCGAAGGGTGACGCCATCCTCGTACCGAACGACTCCAAGCTGACCGGTCCGGCGCAGCTGAAGGGCAAGTCCGTCGCCGTGGCGCAGGGTTCGTCCGCCAACTACCAACTGGTCGCCTCCCTCAGGAAGGCCGGGCTCGGCCTGGGGGACGTGAAGGTCAAGTACCTCCAGCCGGCCGACGCCCTGGCCGCGTTCACCTCCGGCAAGGTCGACGCGTGGGCGGTGTGGGACCCGTACACCTCGCAGATCCTCCAGGCGAAGCAGGGTCGCGTGCTGACCACCGGGGACGGCGTCACCAACGGCCTCACCTTCCAGGTGGCGGCGCCGAGCGCGCTGAAGGACAAGAAGAAGGTCGCCGCGATCAACGACTACCTGGAGCGGCTGCGACGCGCCTACAAGTGGGTCTACTCCCACGAGCCGGAGTGGGCGAAGGTCTGGGCGAAGGAGACCGGGCTGCCCGAGGACGTGGCGCTGGCCGCGGTGAAGCGCACCTACACCACCCGGGTCGCGGTGGCGGTGGACCAGCGGCTCATCGCCTCCGAACAGGAGATCGCGGACACCTTCACCGGGCTGAAGCTCATCCCCCGCAAGGTCGACTTCGGCGACTTCACGGACGCACGGTTCAACGGCGACCTCCCGCCGTCCACCGCCACGCCCCGCCCCTCGGAGACGGACTGA
- a CDS encoding ABC transporter ATP-binding protein: protein MATDVHRPVNHQVTEKSTAESSPVEESKLDASKAQAPRPAQAVRVEGLTRSFDGRAVIDDLRLDVRAGEFVALLGRSGCGKSTLLRILAGLDRDIEGTVLVPRRKAVAFQAPRLMPWKKVWRNVLLGLPGKPARAVADQALGEVGLSHRTDAWPKTLSGGEAQRASLARALVREPDLLLLDEPFGALDALTRIKAQRLVGELWQRRGCAVLLVTHDVEEAVLLADRVLVMDEGVIAHEQTIDLDRPRDIADPRFAEIRGQLLERLGVDTAAA from the coding sequence ATGGCGACCGACGTTCACCGGCCGGTGAACCACCAGGTGACCGAGAAATCCACGGCTGAGAGTTCCCCTGTCGAGGAGTCCAAGCTTGATGCATCCAAGGCGCAGGCACCCCGCCCCGCGCAGGCCGTGCGCGTCGAAGGGCTGACCCGCTCCTTCGACGGCCGTGCCGTCATCGACGATCTCCGACTCGACGTCCGCGCAGGCGAGTTCGTGGCCCTGCTGGGCCGCAGCGGCTGTGGCAAGTCCACCCTGCTGCGTATCCTCGCCGGACTCGACCGGGACATCGAGGGCACCGTCCTGGTTCCGCGCCGCAAGGCCGTCGCCTTCCAGGCACCCCGGCTGATGCCGTGGAAGAAGGTGTGGCGCAACGTCCTGCTCGGCCTGCCGGGCAAGCCCGCGCGCGCCGTCGCCGACCAGGCCCTGGGGGAGGTCGGCCTGAGCCACCGCACGGACGCCTGGCCCAAGACCCTCTCCGGTGGTGAGGCCCAACGCGCCTCGCTTGCACGGGCGTTGGTGCGTGAGCCCGATCTCCTGCTGCTGGACGAGCCGTTCGGCGCGCTCGACGCCCTCACCCGGATCAAGGCCCAGCGTCTGGTCGGGGAGTTGTGGCAGCGGCGCGGCTGCGCGGTGCTGCTCGTGACGCACGACGTCGAGGAGGCCGTGCTGCTCGCCGACCGGGTCCTGGTCATGGACGAGGGCGTCATCGCGCACGAGCAGACGATCGACCTCGACCGGCCGCGCGACATCGCCGATCCCCGGTTCGCGGAAATCCGAGGCCAGCTCCTGGAGCGCCTGGGCGTCGACACCGCAGCCGCCTGA
- a CDS encoding cation:dicarboxylase symporter family transporter — protein MPPSVPSPRRVARILRTSLFAQVACALVLGVLVGKLWPGFASDLQPLGDGFTRLIKTIISPLVFCVVVVGIAKAGDLKAFGRIGLKALIWFEVASTLALIIGLVAANVIQPGSGMHVDPATLNTAAVDAKTGGGHLPSTTEFIVNALPTSFIGAFAENSLLQVLILACLVGAALLHLGHTKVPQVLPAIEQAQEIIFAVVGFVMRLAPIAVFGAMAVLIGQYGLGVIETYAKLIVLCYAAAALFIVLLAVALKAVTGLSLWKFLRYIREEMLLALGTASTESVMPRVMQKLRKAGARDDAVGLVLPTGYSFNLDGASLYLSIGTLFIAQAVGVDLSLSQQITVVLVLMLTSKGMAGIPGSAFLALSATASSLGAIPAGAVALLLGVDRIMDSMRVVTNLLGNCVAVFAVSRWEGALDIERAKKVLGGETVPTVAEEPMPVEPAKEPASEVG, from the coding sequence GTGCCGCCGTCCGTCCCGTCCCCACGACGCGTCGCACGCATACTGCGTACCTCTCTCTTCGCGCAGGTCGCCTGCGCGCTCGTGCTCGGCGTCCTCGTCGGAAAGCTGTGGCCCGGCTTCGCCTCGGACCTGCAGCCGCTCGGCGACGGTTTCACCCGGCTCATCAAGACGATCATCTCGCCCCTCGTGTTCTGCGTGGTCGTCGTCGGCATCGCCAAGGCCGGTGACCTGAAGGCGTTCGGCCGGATCGGGCTCAAGGCGCTGATCTGGTTCGAGGTCGCCAGCACCCTCGCGCTGATCATCGGTCTGGTCGCCGCCAACGTGATCCAGCCCGGCTCGGGGATGCACGTCGACCCGGCCACGCTCAACACCGCCGCCGTCGACGCCAAGACGGGCGGCGGGCACCTTCCCTCGACGACCGAGTTCATCGTCAACGCGCTGCCCACCAGTTTCATCGGCGCCTTCGCCGAGAACTCCCTGCTCCAAGTGCTCATCCTGGCCTGTCTGGTCGGCGCCGCGCTGCTGCACCTCGGCCACACCAAGGTCCCGCAGGTGCTGCCCGCCATCGAGCAGGCCCAGGAGATCATCTTCGCGGTCGTGGGCTTCGTGATGCGCCTCGCGCCGATCGCGGTGTTCGGCGCGATGGCCGTCCTGATCGGCCAGTACGGCCTCGGCGTCATCGAGACCTACGCCAAGCTGATCGTCCTGTGCTACGCGGCCGCCGCGCTGTTCATCGTGCTGCTCGCCGTCGCGCTCAAGGCGGTCACCGGGCTCAGCCTCTGGAAGTTCCTGCGCTACATCCGTGAGGAGATGCTCCTCGCGCTCGGCACCGCGTCCACCGAGTCCGTCATGCCGCGCGTGATGCAGAAGCTGCGCAAGGCCGGCGCCCGCGACGACGCGGTGGGCCTGGTGCTGCCCACCGGCTACTCCTTCAACCTCGACGGCGCCTCGCTCTACCTCTCCATCGGCACGCTGTTCATCGCCCAGGCGGTGGGCGTCGACCTCAGCCTGAGCCAGCAGATCACCGTGGTCCTGGTGCTCATGCTGACCAGCAAGGGCATGGCGGGCATCCCGGGCTCGGCCTTCCTCGCCCTGTCCGCCACGGCGTCCTCGCTGGGTGCCATCCCCGCCGGGGCCGTCGCCCTGCTCCTCGGCGTGGACCGCATCATGGACTCGATGCGCGTCGTGACGAACCTGCTCGGCAACTGCGTCGCCGTCTTCGCGGTCTCCCGCTGGGAGGGAGCGCTGGACATCGAACGGGCGAAGAAGGTGCTGGGCGGCGAGACCGTGCCCACCGTTGCGGAAGAACCGATGCCGGTCGAGCCCGCCAAGGAGCCTGCCTCCGAGGTCGGTTGA
- the mltG gene encoding endolytic transglycosylase MltG, whose protein sequence is MHKNTPPRSTIRLTRRGRFVLIATGAVVAGTAVAVPLLSLESEGERKPATLVIPEGWRAGQIYDAVDKALAQPPGTAKKSVAKVHLKLPNEAEGNPEGYLFPATYPLERNGRKTTPEGLLSFMVDTANRKFKGAPVAAGAQRNAMNVYQAVTIASIIQAEAATRADMGKVARVIFNRLERGMPLQMDSTINYALNRSTLRTTSADLKIESPYNSYQRMGLPPTPIDNPGEDAMRAAISPPPGDWLYFVTVKPGDTRFTNSFEEHRRNVAEFNNNQKKSAKAG, encoded by the coding sequence ATGCACAAGAACACTCCGCCACGGAGCACGATTCGACTGACGCGCCGGGGCCGATTCGTCCTCATCGCGACCGGGGCCGTCGTGGCAGGCACCGCCGTGGCGGTACCGCTGCTGAGCCTGGAGAGCGAGGGGGAGAGGAAGCCCGCCACGCTGGTGATCCCGGAGGGCTGGCGGGCCGGACAGATCTACGACGCCGTGGACAAGGCCCTCGCCCAGCCCCCGGGCACCGCCAAGAAGTCCGTGGCCAAGGTGCACCTCAAGCTGCCCAACGAAGCGGAGGGCAACCCGGAGGGTTACCTCTTCCCGGCGACGTATCCGCTGGAGCGCAACGGGAGGAAGACGACGCCCGAGGGGCTGCTCTCGTTCATGGTCGACACCGCGAACCGGAAGTTCAAGGGCGCCCCCGTCGCGGCCGGCGCCCAGCGCAACGCGATGAACGTCTACCAGGCCGTCACCATCGCGAGCATCATCCAGGCGGAGGCCGCGACCAGGGCCGACATGGGGAAGGTGGCCAGGGTCATCTTCAACCGCCTGGAGCGCGGGATGCCGTTGCAGATGGACTCCACCATCAATTACGCGCTGAACCGCTCCACGCTGAGAACGACCAGCGCCGACCTCAAGATCGAAAGCCCCTACAACTCGTACCAGCGCATGGGTCTGCCGCCGACCCCGATCGACAACCCGGGCGAGGACGCGATGCGCGCGGCGATCAGCCCGCCCCCGGGGGACTGGCTGTACTTCGTGACGGTCAAGCCGGGGGACACCCGCTTCACGAACAGCTTCGAGGAACACCGGCGCAACGTGGCCGAGTTCAACAACAACCAGAAGAAGTCGGCCAAGGCGGGGTGA
- a CDS encoding NAD(P)-binding domain-containing protein — MNNFREVEVVVIGAGQAGLSSAYHLRRTGFEPEGDFVVLDHSPAPGGAWQFRWPSLTYGKVHGMHALPGMELTDADPERPSAEVIAEYFTAYERSFDLRVRRPVDVRAVREGDDGRLLVETSDGTWSTRALINATGTWDRPFWPRYPGQETFRGRQLHTAQYPGPEAFAGLRVVVVGGGASGTQHLMELAPYAAATTWVTRREPVFREGPFSEDVGREAVALVEERVRQGLPPKSVVSVTGLPLNDAVRQAITDGVLDRQPMFDRITPEGVEWNDGRHLEADVILWATGFRAAIDHLAPLKLREPGGGIRVEGTRAVADPRVHLVGYGPSASTIGANRAGRAAVRDIRRLLTTEPVAA, encoded by the coding sequence GTGAACAACTTCCGCGAGGTCGAGGTAGTCGTCATAGGCGCTGGTCAGGCCGGTCTGTCCAGCGCCTATCACCTGCGCCGGACCGGTTTCGAGCCGGAAGGCGACTTCGTGGTGCTGGACCACTCCCCCGCCCCCGGCGGCGCCTGGCAGTTCCGGTGGCCCTCGCTGACGTACGGCAAGGTCCACGGCATGCACGCGCTGCCGGGGATGGAACTCACCGACGCCGATCCGGAACGGCCGTCGGCGGAGGTGATCGCCGAGTACTTCACGGCGTACGAGCGCAGTTTCGACCTTCGGGTACGGCGGCCCGTCGACGTCCGTGCCGTACGCGAGGGCGACGACGGGCGGCTGCTCGTCGAGACCTCGGACGGGACCTGGTCGACACGGGCGCTGATCAACGCCACCGGCACCTGGGACCGGCCGTTCTGGCCGCGCTATCCCGGCCAGGAGACCTTCCGGGGGCGGCAGTTGCACACCGCGCAGTACCCGGGGCCCGAGGCGTTCGCCGGGCTGCGGGTGGTCGTGGTGGGCGGGGGCGCGTCCGGCACCCAGCACCTCATGGAGCTCGCCCCGTATGCGGCCGCCACCACGTGGGTGACCAGGCGTGAGCCCGTCTTCCGCGAGGGCCCCTTCAGCGAGGACGTCGGCCGGGAGGCCGTGGCGCTCGTCGAGGAGCGGGTACGGCAGGGGCTGCCGCCGAAGAGCGTGGTGTCGGTGACCGGGCTTCCGCTCAACGACGCGGTCCGGCAGGCGATCACGGACGGGGTCCTGGACCGGCAGCCGATGTTCGACCGGATCACTCCCGAGGGTGTGGAGTGGAACGACGGGCGGCATCTGGAGGCCGATGTGATCCTCTGGGCGACCGGGTTCCGGGCCGCCATCGATCACCTTGCTCCGCTGAAGCTGCGCGAGCCGGGTGGCGGGATCCGGGTCGAGGGCACGCGCGCGGTCGCCGACCCGCGGGTCCATCTCGTCGGCTACGGCCCGTCGGCGAGCACCATCGGCGCCAACCGCGCGGGCCGTGCGGCCGTGCGCGACATCAGGCGGCTGCTGACGACGGAACCGGTCGCTGCCTGA